A stretch of DNA from Candidatus Cloacimonadota bacterium:
AGGAAATATATCGTGAGAAAGAACTTTCAGCAATGAGGAAAAATTTAAAAGGAGAATAATATGTTAAACTATAATTCAAGATATAAAAAGCTATTAGCTTTTATGCTTTGCATAATTATCGCATTAACATTTGTAAATTGCAAGGAAAAAAAGTTAGATAGAGGAGAAACTATCTCTCCAATCAAAAAAGAAGAAGGAGACACGAAGATGGCAATAAAAATAACAAGTACTGCATTTGCAGAGGGTGAGATGATTCCAAAGAAATATAGTTGCGATGGAGAAGGAGTCTCACCAGTCTTAAAATGGGAAAATATTCCAGAAGATGCAAAGAGTCTGGTGCTTATAAGTGATGACCCGGATGCCCCTGCTGGAACCTGGGTACACTGGGTTGTTTATGATATGTCCCCAAACATCAACGAATTACCTGAAGACATACCACCCGTAGAGTTATTAGAAGATATTGAAGGACTCAATCTTGCTGGTAAACAAGGCATTAATAGTGCACACAAAATAGGCTACTACCCACCCTGTCCCCCTTCCGGAACACATCGCTACTTTTTCAAAGTTTATGCATTGGATACAATGTTGAATCTGAAATCTGGAGCATCAAAAAAAGAGATTGTAAGAGCAATGGAAGGTCATATTACAGCTCAAGGACAATTGATGGGAAAATATAAAAGATAAAACCGTAAAATCCTAACACATGAAATATTATCCCCGATTTACTCGGGGATAATTGGGGAGGGTTCACCCCAAATCAAAATACCCCTAAAAGA
This window harbors:
- a CDS encoding YbhB/YbcL family Raf kinase inhibitor-like protein, producing MLNYNSRYKKLLAFMLCIIIALTFVNCKEKKLDRGETISPIKKEEGDTKMAIKITSTAFAEGEMIPKKYSCDGEGVSPVLKWENIPEDAKSLVLISDDPDAPAGTWVHWVVYDMSPNINELPEDIPPVELLEDIEGLNLAGKQGINSAHKIGYYPPCPPSGTHRYFFKVYALDTMLNLKSGASKKEIVRAMEGHITAQGQLMGKYKR